A DNA window from Shewanella baltica contains the following coding sequences:
- the hslO gene encoding Hsp33 family molecular chaperone HslO, which translates to MNQDTLHRYLFDNADVRGELVQLQDSYQQVISAQEYPAVLQVLLGELMAATSLLTATLKFSGDISVQLQGNGPVSLAVINGNNLQELRGVARWNAELADDASLTDLFGQGYMVITLTPDEGERYQGVVALDKPTLAACVEEYFNQSEQLPTGIWLFADGKQAAGMFLQILPSQQDHNADFEHLSQLTSTIKAEELFTLDAESVLHRLYHQEEVRLFDPIDVSFKCTCSHERSAGAIKTLDQAEIEAILAEDGKIEMGCEYCHAKYIFDAIDVAALFANGQTSTTQQ; encoded by the coding sequence ATGAACCAAGATACTTTACACCGCTACTTGTTCGACAATGCCGATGTGCGTGGTGAACTGGTGCAGTTACAAGACAGCTATCAACAAGTGATCAGCGCCCAAGAATATCCAGCCGTACTGCAAGTATTACTGGGTGAATTAATGGCGGCCACCTCACTATTAACGGCGACATTGAAATTTAGCGGCGATATCAGCGTACAGTTACAGGGCAATGGTCCTGTTTCTTTAGCGGTGATCAACGGTAACAATCTACAAGAGTTACGCGGTGTGGCTCGCTGGAATGCTGAACTGGCCGATGATGCCAGCCTTACCGATCTTTTCGGTCAGGGCTATATGGTCATCACCTTAACACCCGACGAAGGTGAACGCTACCAAGGTGTGGTCGCACTCGACAAGCCAACGCTAGCGGCCTGCGTTGAAGAATACTTCAATCAATCTGAACAGTTACCAACAGGCATTTGGTTATTTGCCGACGGCAAACAAGCGGCGGGCATGTTCCTACAAATTCTGCCAAGCCAGCAAGATCACAACGCCGACTTCGAACACTTGAGCCAACTAACGTCGACCATCAAGGCCGAAGAGTTATTCACTCTTGATGCAGAAAGCGTATTACATCGCCTATATCATCAGGAAGAAGTGCGCCTATTCGATCCTATCGATGTGAGCTTTAAGTGTACTTGCTCCCATGAACGCAGTGCCGGCGCGATCAAGACCTTAGATCAAGCTGAAATCGAAGCCATTCTCGCCGAAGACGGCAAGATCGAAATGGGCTGCGAATATTGCCACGCAAAATACATTTTTGATGCCATAGACGTAGCGGCATTATTTGCGAACGGTCAGACGTCAACGACCCAGCAATAA
- the hslR gene encoding ribosome-associated heat shock protein Hsp15 has product MTQGQSDKTDIRLDKWLWAARFYKTRAIAKEMINGGKVHYNGQRAKSSRNAEIGAVLKIRQGYDDKEIVIKKLSQLRQSGAIAQELYEETATSLAKRAINAEQRRLNMLNNPIPDQKPDKKQRRQLMRFKDL; this is encoded by the coding sequence ATGACTCAAGGTCAAAGCGACAAAACAGACATTCGACTCGATAAGTGGCTTTGGGCTGCACGTTTTTATAAAACCCGTGCCATCGCCAAAGAAATGATTAACGGCGGCAAAGTACATTACAACGGCCAGCGCGCCAAATCTAGTAGGAATGCCGAGATAGGCGCCGTCCTTAAGATACGCCAAGGATATGACGATAAAGAGATCGTCATAAAAAAATTATCGCAATTACGCCAAAGTGGTGCGATTGCACAAGAATTGTACGAAGAAACCGCGACTAGTCTGGCTAAACGGGCCATTAATGCTGAGCAACGACGTCTCAACATGCTCAATAACCCGATACCCGATCAGAAACCAGATAAAAAGCAACGACGCCAGCTCATGCGCTTTAAAGACCTTTAA
- the gspC gene encoding type II secretion system protein GspC — MDLLDKVIAKAIGMPHKPLSRIVFWLGFIVIMLLAAQITWKLVPTSSSASAWSPTPVSVNGKGAGQVDLAGLQQLGLFGKADATSDKPKVEAVETVTDAPKTTLSIQLTGVVASTADQKGLAIIESNGSQDTYSLGDKIKGTSASLKEVYADRIIITNAGRYETLMLDGLVYTSQSPANQQLQQAKSNKAGSAVSRVDQRNNADISQELAESRTELLADPSKITDYIAISPVRQGDSVAGYRLNPGKDANLFKQAGFKANDLAKSINGYDLTVMSQALEMMSQLSELTEVSIMVEREGQLVEIMFSLPQ, encoded by the coding sequence ATGGATTTATTAGATAAAGTTATCGCAAAAGCCATTGGCATGCCCCATAAACCCCTAAGCCGGATCGTCTTCTGGTTGGGCTTTATTGTGATCATGTTGTTAGCTGCGCAAATTACATGGAAATTAGTGCCTACTAGCTCATCAGCCAGTGCTTGGTCCCCAACGCCCGTAAGCGTGAATGGCAAAGGTGCCGGTCAGGTTGATCTCGCAGGTCTGCAGCAGCTTGGACTCTTTGGTAAGGCGGATGCGACATCTGATAAACCTAAAGTCGAAGCAGTCGAGACTGTGACAGACGCACCTAAGACCACACTCTCAATTCAGCTGACTGGGGTTGTCGCATCGACAGCGGACCAGAAAGGCCTCGCAATTATTGAGTCAAACGGCAGCCAAGATACTTATAGCCTCGGCGATAAGATCAAGGGCACATCTGCATCACTCAAAGAAGTCTATGCCGACCGTATCATCATCACTAACGCTGGCCGTTACGAGACCTTAATGCTCGATGGCTTAGTGTACACCAGCCAAAGCCCAGCCAATCAGCAGTTACAACAAGCTAAAAGTAATAAGGCTGGCTCGGCAGTGAGCCGTGTTGATCAACGTAACAATGCCGATATTTCCCAAGAACTCGCCGAATCCCGCACCGAATTGTTAGCCGACCCCAGTAAGATCACCGATTACATTGCCATTTCACCCGTGAGACAGGGTGATTCTGTGGCAGGTTATCGTTTGAATCCGGGTAAAGACGCCAATTTGTTCAAGCAGGCGGGTTTTAAAGCCAATGATTTAGCTAAATCGATTAATGGATACGACTTGACCGTAATGAGTCAGGCGTTAGAAATGATGAGCCAATTATCCGAGTTAACCGAAGTATCAATTATGGTTGAACGGGAAGGACAATTGGTTGAAATCATGTTTAGTTTGCCGCAATAA
- the gspD gene encoding type II secretion system secretin GspD translates to MNNKRIRRKLIAGIVAGAAMFSSQFAWSEQYAANFKGTDIQEFINIVGKNLNKTIIVDPTIRGKINVRSYDLLNDEQYYQFFLNVLQVYGYAIVEMENNVIKVIKDKDAKTAAIRVANDAEPGIGDEMVTRIVALYNTEAKQLAPLLRQLNDNAGGGNVVNYDPSNVLMLSGRAAVVNKLVEIVRRVDKQGDTSVQVVPLEYASAGEMVRIIDTLYRATANQAQLPGQAPKVVADERINAVVVSGDEKSRQRVVELIHRLDAEQASTGNTKVRYLRYAKAEDLVEVLTGFAQKLEGDKDPSAQAAGGKRRNEINIMAHTETNALVISAEPDQMRTIESVINQLDIRRAQVLVEAIIVEVAEGDNVGFGVQWAAKAGGGTQFNNLGPTIGEIGAGVWAAQPTEGDLVCSGTNLDNCKRNPDKQGDVTLLAQALGKVNGMAWGVAMGDFGALIQAVSSDTNSNVLATPSITTLDNQEASFIVGDEVPILTGSTASSNNSNPFQTVERKEVGVKLKVVPQINEGNAVKLTIEQEVSGVNGNTGVDISFATRRLTTTVMADSGQIVVLGGLINEEVQESVQKVPFLGDIPILGHLFKSSSSKKTKKNLMIFIKPTIIRDGITMEGIAGRKYNYFRALQLEQQERGVNLMPNTKVPVLEEWNQSEYLPPEVNAILERYKEGKGLDAQMRQTDPTLKSLEENKNKDKTNE, encoded by the coding sequence ATGAATAACAAAAGGATTCGACGCAAGCTGATTGCAGGGATTGTTGCGGGTGCAGCCATGTTCTCCTCCCAATTCGCTTGGTCTGAACAGTATGCGGCCAACTTTAAGGGCACGGATATTCAAGAGTTTATCAACATAGTTGGTAAAAACTTGAACAAGACCATCATAGTCGACCCGACGATCCGCGGTAAAATCAACGTTCGCAGTTATGATCTGCTGAACGATGAACAGTATTACCAGTTCTTCCTCAACGTCTTACAAGTCTACGGTTATGCCATCGTCGAGATGGAAAATAACGTCATCAAAGTCATCAAAGACAAAGACGCCAAAACTGCAGCAATCCGAGTGGCTAATGATGCCGAACCTGGGATAGGCGATGAGATGGTCACGCGTATCGTGGCGCTGTATAACACTGAGGCCAAGCAATTAGCTCCGCTGTTACGCCAATTAAATGATAACGCGGGTGGCGGTAACGTAGTGAACTACGATCCCTCCAACGTCTTGATGTTGTCTGGCCGTGCTGCCGTGGTGAATAAGTTGGTTGAAATTGTCCGCCGCGTAGATAAGCAGGGCGATACTTCAGTACAAGTCGTGCCGCTCGAATACGCTTCTGCGGGGGAAATGGTACGAATTATCGATACCCTTTACCGTGCCACGGCTAACCAAGCTCAATTGCCAGGCCAAGCGCCAAAAGTGGTTGCCGACGAACGCATCAACGCTGTGGTTGTTAGCGGTGATGAAAAGAGTCGCCAACGTGTGGTCGAGCTTATTCATCGTCTCGATGCCGAGCAAGCCAGCACCGGCAACACTAAGGTGCGTTACTTACGTTATGCCAAGGCCGAAGATTTAGTTGAAGTGCTGACAGGGTTTGCCCAAAAATTAGAGGGTGATAAAGACCCAAGCGCTCAAGCTGCAGGTGGTAAACGCCGTAATGAAATCAATATCATGGCGCATACTGAAACCAATGCCTTAGTGATCAGCGCCGAGCCCGATCAGATGCGCACTATCGAGAGCGTGATTAATCAGCTCGATATTCGCCGTGCTCAAGTGTTAGTTGAAGCGATTATCGTGGAAGTGGCTGAGGGCGATAACGTTGGCTTTGGGGTGCAATGGGCGGCTAAAGCGGGCGGCGGCACTCAGTTTAATAACTTAGGCCCAACTATCGGTGAGATTGGTGCGGGTGTTTGGGCTGCACAGCCTACCGAGGGGGATCTTGTTTGTTCTGGCACTAATTTAGACAATTGTAAGCGAAATCCAGATAAACAAGGTGATGTTACCTTGCTCGCACAAGCTTTAGGTAAAGTGAACGGTATGGCATGGGGTGTGGCCATGGGTGACTTTGGTGCGCTGATCCAAGCCGTATCCAGTGACACTAACTCAAACGTACTGGCGACACCTTCTATTACCACCTTAGATAACCAAGAAGCATCTTTCATCGTCGGTGATGAAGTGCCTATTCTGACGGGCTCTACCGCCAGCTCTAACAATAGCAACCCATTCCAAACCGTTGAACGTAAAGAGGTTGGGGTTAAGTTGAAAGTGGTGCCGCAGATCAACGAAGGCAATGCGGTTAAGCTGACGATTGAGCAGGAAGTATCAGGAGTTAACGGTAATACAGGTGTGGATATTTCCTTTGCGACACGCCGTTTAACCACTACCGTTATGGCTGATTCAGGGCAAATTGTGGTTCTGGGGGGCTTGATCAACGAAGAAGTGCAAGAAAGTGTGCAAAAAGTGCCTTTCTTGGGTGACATTCCTATTTTGGGACATTTATTCAAATCTTCTTCGAGCAAAAAGACCAAGAAAAACCTGATGATCTTCATCAAACCAACCATTATCCGTGATGGCATCACAATGGAAGGGATTGCTGGGCGTAAATATAACTATTTCAGAGCATTACAACTTGAGCAGCAAGAGCGTGGCGTTAACTTAATGCCAAATACAAAAGTGCCTGTGTTGGAAGAATGGAATCAATCAGAGTATTTGCCGCCAGAAGTTAACGCGATTTTAGAGCGTTACAAAGAAGGCAAAGGTTTAGATGCCCAGATGCGCCAAACGGATCCGACTTTAAAGTCACTGGAAGAAAACAAGAATAAAGATAAAACCAATGAGTGA
- the gspE gene encoding type II secretion system ATPase GspE produces the protein MSEIQLSQVDDLSQVSNELGLEAEGDEVFRSSSKERLPFAFAHRHDVVLAPGETGELSLFYTSKTPLTAMLEARRYSGVDLPLVKLEVAKFEAKLTQAYQANSSEAQQLMEDIGNEMDLFTLAEELPQTEDLLEGDDDAPIIKLINALLSEAIKEEASDIHIETYEKQLIVRFRIDGVLKEVLKPNRKLSSLLVSRIKVMARLDIAEKRVPQDGRISLRIAGRAVDVRVSTMPSSHGERVVLRLLDKNTGNLDLEQLGMTDSIRVKFEDLIRRPHGIILVTGPTGSGKSTTLYAGLTEINSKDTNILTVEDPIEYELDGIGQTQVNIKADMTFARGLRAILRQDPDVVMIGEIRDLETAQIAVQASLTGHMVISTLHTNTASGAITRLQDMGVEPFLVSSSLLGVLAQRLIRTLCPKCKIEHVPDARERELLGIAADDDRRIFRANGCKSCGNNGYRGRTGIHELLLVDDNVRELIHGGRGELAIEKYIRQSVPSIRHDGMSKVLAGITTLEEVLRVTREE, from the coding sequence ATGAGTGAAATACAATTATCCCAAGTCGATGACCTCAGCCAAGTCTCCAATGAGCTAGGTCTGGAAGCTGAAGGTGATGAGGTGTTTCGTTCGAGCAGTAAAGAGCGCTTACCTTTTGCCTTCGCCCATCGCCACGATGTGGTGCTCGCGCCGGGTGAAACGGGCGAGTTGAGCTTGTTTTATACCAGCAAAACACCGTTAACGGCCATGCTCGAAGCGCGGCGTTATTCGGGTGTTGATTTGCCTTTGGTTAAGCTCGAAGTCGCTAAGTTTGAGGCCAAACTCACTCAAGCGTATCAGGCTAACTCGTCTGAAGCGCAGCAGTTGATGGAAGATATCGGCAACGAGATGGATTTATTCACCCTTGCCGAAGAGCTGCCGCAGACCGAAGACTTGCTCGAAGGTGATGATGACGCGCCTATCATCAAACTGATTAATGCCTTGTTATCTGAAGCGATTAAAGAAGAAGCGTCGGATATCCACATCGAAACCTACGAGAAACAGCTCATAGTGCGTTTCCGTATCGATGGTGTGCTCAAGGAAGTGCTTAAGCCAAACCGTAAGCTGTCGTCGCTGTTAGTGTCGCGGATTAAGGTGATGGCGCGCCTCGATATCGCCGAAAAACGTGTACCACAGGATGGCCGTATTTCCCTGCGTATTGCTGGTCGTGCGGTGGATGTGCGGGTATCGACCATGCCATCGAGCCATGGTGAGCGCGTCGTGCTGCGTCTGCTGGATAAAAATACTGGCAACCTCGATTTAGAGCAATTGGGGATGACCGACAGTATTCGGGTTAAGTTTGAAGATCTTATTCGTCGCCCCCACGGCATCATTCTGGTCACTGGCCCAACGGGTTCGGGTAAAAGTACCACCTTGTATGCGGGTCTGACTGAGATCAACTCAAAAGACACCAACATACTTACTGTCGAAGACCCAATCGAATACGAGCTAGACGGTATCGGTCAAACCCAAGTTAACATTAAGGCTGACATGACTTTCGCTCGAGGTCTGCGCGCAATTTTGCGTCAAGATCCCGATGTGGTGATGATAGGTGAAATCCGTGACCTCGAAACCGCGCAAATTGCGGTGCAAGCATCACTGACTGGTCACATGGTGATTTCAACCCTGCATACCAACACGGCCTCTGGCGCAATTACGCGTTTGCAAGACATGGGCGTTGAGCCATTCCTTGTATCATCGAGTTTGCTCGGTGTGTTGGCGCAACGTTTGATCCGTACCCTTTGTCCCAAATGTAAAATTGAGCATGTGCCCGATGCACGTGAGCGTGAGTTACTGGGCATAGCGGCCGATGACGACAGACGTATCTTCCGCGCCAATGGTTGTAAGTCCTGTGGTAACAATGGCTACCGTGGTCGAACCGGTATTCATGAATTATTGCTGGTTGATGACAATGTCCGCGAATTGATCCATGGCGGCCGCGGTGAGTTAGCCATCGAAAAGTATATCCGTCAGTCAGTGCCGAGCATTCGTCACGATGGCATGAGCAAAGTGCTCGCGGGCATCACCACTCTCGAAGAAGTGCTACGTGTGACTCGCGAGGAGTAA
- the gspF gene encoding type II secretion system inner membrane protein GspF, with translation MPAFEYKALDAKGKQLKGVIEADTARHARSQLRDQRMMPLEILPVSEKEAKAKSSSFAFFKRGISVAELALITRQIATLVAAGLPIEESLKAVGQQCEKDRLASMIMAVRSRVVEGYSLADSLAEFPHIFDDLYRAMVASGEKSGHLEVVLNRLADYTERRQQLKSKLTQAMIYPAVLTTVAIGVISILLAAVVPKVVGQFEHMGAELPASTRFLISASDFVQNYGVFVVIALVMLFALFRRMLKSPAFRMKYDNFLLSMPVVGRVSKGLNTARFARTLSILSASSVPLLDGMRIASEVLQNVRVRAAVDDATARVREGTSLGAALTNTKLFPAMMLYMIASGEKSGQLEQMLERAADNQDREFEGNVNIALGVFEPMLVVSMACVVLFIVMAILQPILALNNLISG, from the coding sequence ATGCCAGCATTTGAATATAAGGCATTGGATGCAAAGGGAAAGCAGCTTAAGGGTGTAATCGAGGCGGATACCGCCAGACACGCCCGCAGCCAGTTGCGCGATCAGCGCATGATGCCCTTAGAAATTCTGCCTGTTTCTGAAAAAGAAGCCAAAGCCAAAAGCAGCAGCTTTGCGTTTTTCAAACGGGGTATCTCGGTCGCTGAATTAGCCTTGATCACCCGTCAAATCGCGACCTTAGTGGCCGCGGGTTTACCGATTGAAGAATCCCTCAAGGCCGTTGGTCAGCAATGCGAAAAAGATCGCCTTGCAAGTATGATTATGGCGGTACGTTCGCGGGTGGTGGAAGGTTATAGTCTGGCCGACTCCTTGGCTGAATTTCCGCATATTTTCGATGATTTATATCGTGCCATGGTGGCTTCGGGTGAAAAATCCGGTCATTTAGAAGTGGTGCTCAATCGACTGGCGGATTACACAGAGCGACGCCAACAGCTTAAATCTAAGCTGACTCAAGCCATGATTTATCCTGCGGTATTGACCACAGTAGCTATTGGGGTGATTTCCATCCTGCTGGCGGCGGTGGTGCCGAAAGTCGTTGGGCAGTTTGAACACATGGGCGCCGAGTTACCGGCTTCGACACGCTTCTTGATTTCGGCCTCTGACTTTGTACAAAACTACGGTGTGTTTGTCGTTATCGCCCTCGTGATGCTGTTCGCGCTCTTTCGGCGCATGTTAAAGTCGCCTGCGTTTCGAATGAAGTACGACAATTTTTTATTGAGCATGCCGGTTGTGGGCCGCGTGAGTAAGGGCTTGAATACGGCGCGTTTTGCACGGACCTTAAGTATCTTATCCGCAAGCTCTGTGCCTTTGCTCGACGGTATGCGTATCGCCAGTGAAGTATTGCAGAATGTGCGTGTGCGGGCTGCAGTGGATGATGCGACTGCGCGGGTGCGTGAAGGAACTAGCTTAGGTGCGGCACTGACTAATACTAAGTTGTTTCCGGCAATGATGTTATACATGATTGCCTCGGGCGAAAAGAGCGGTCAGCTTGAGCAAATGTTAGAACGCGCCGCCGATAACCAAGACAGGGAATTCGAGGGCAACGTCAATATAGCGTTAGGGGTATTTGAACCTATGCTGGTGGTGAGTATGGCGTGTGTGGTGCTGTTTATCGTGATGGCGATTCTGCAGCCAATCTTAGCCTTGAATAACTTGATTAGCGGTTAA
- the gspG gene encoding type II secretion system major pseudopilin GspG — translation MQMNKKHQGFTLLEVMVVIVILGILASMVVPNLMGNKDKADQQKAVSDIVALENALDMYKLDNGIYPTTEQGLEALVQKPTISPEPRNYREDGYVKRLPEDPWRNKYLLLSPGENGKLDIFTAGPDGQPGTEDDIGNWNLQNFQ, via the coding sequence ATGCAAATGAACAAGAAACATCAAGGTTTTACCTTACTCGAAGTGATGGTGGTTATCGTTATTTTAGGGATTTTAGCCTCTATGGTGGTGCCTAACTTAATGGGTAACAAAGATAAAGCTGACCAACAAAAAGCGGTATCTGACATAGTCGCACTCGAAAATGCCTTAGATATGTACAAGTTAGATAACGGCATCTACCCAACGACCGAGCAAGGTTTAGAAGCCTTAGTGCAAAAGCCAACGATTTCGCCTGAGCCACGTAATTACCGTGAAGATGGTTATGTAAAACGTCTGCCAGAAGATCCATGGCGCAATAAGTACTTGCTGCTCAGCCCTGGCGAAAACGGCAAGCTAGATATATTCACAGCAGGCCCAGATGGTCAACCAGGTACCGAAGATGACATCGGTAACTGGAATTTACAGAATTTCCAATAA
- the gspH gene encoding type II secretion system minor pseudopilin GspH, whose protein sequence is MLKLRHAGFTLMEVMLVILLMGLTAAAVTMSIGNSGPQQALDRTARQFIAATEMVLDETVLSGQFIGIVIEKTSYQFVFYKDGKWEPLDKDRLLSEKQMEPGVVMNLVLDGLPLVQDDEEDDSWFEEPLIEPSADDKKKHPEPQVMLFPSGEMSAFELTFITKTDKGQQVEALVVGDALGRLTIGRPDETR, encoded by the coding sequence ATGCTAAAGCTGCGCCACGCTGGTTTCACCTTAATGGAGGTGATGCTAGTGATCTTGTTGATGGGACTCACGGCAGCGGCTGTGACTATGTCTATCGGCAATTCGGGCCCACAACAGGCCCTAGATAGAACGGCGCGGCAGTTTATCGCTGCCACTGAAATGGTGCTCGATGAGACCGTTTTGAGTGGCCAATTTATTGGTATTGTGATTGAGAAAACCAGTTATCAGTTTGTTTTTTATAAAGACGGTAAGTGGGAGCCTTTGGATAAAGACAGGCTCTTGTCTGAAAAGCAGATGGAGCCGGGTGTCGTGATGAACTTAGTGCTCGATGGTTTGCCTTTGGTACAAGACGATGAAGAAGACGATTCTTGGTTTGAAGAACCACTGATTGAGCCTTCTGCCGATGACAAGAAGAAGCATCCTGAGCCACAGGTCATGCTATTCCCGAGCGGCGAAATGAGCGCTTTTGAGCTGACGTTTATCACCAAAACTGACAAAGGTCAGCAGGTCGAAGCGTTAGTGGTCGGTGATGCGCTGGGCAGATTAACCATAGGGCGTCCCGATGAAACGCGCTAA
- the gspI gene encoding type II secretion system minor pseudopilin GspI codes for MKRAKGMTLLEVIVALAVFSIAAVSITKSLGEQMANMPILESRTLAQWVADNQMVDARLEPQFPEIGKKEGQVELAGKDWYWRKEVVKTTDDNFRMIRISVSEDERYQRIAAQVSSYVLKTD; via the coding sequence ATGAAACGCGCTAAGGGCATGACGTTACTCGAAGTGATTGTGGCCCTTGCCGTGTTTTCGATTGCGGCCGTGTCGATCACTAAAAGTTTGGGCGAACAGATGGCCAACATGCCAATTCTGGAATCGCGTACTTTGGCACAGTGGGTGGCCGATAATCAGATGGTCGATGCCAGACTCGAGCCGCAGTTTCCTGAAATCGGTAAAAAAGAAGGCCAAGTCGAACTTGCAGGAAAGGATTGGTATTGGCGTAAAGAAGTGGTGAAAACCACGGACGATAATTTTCGTATGATCCGCATTAGCGTGAGTGAAGACGAACGATATCAGCGTATTGCAGCACAAGTGAGCAGTTATGTCCTTAAAACTGACTAG
- the gspJ gene encoding type II secretion system minor pseudopilin GspJ — MSLKLTSAQRGFTLLEMLIAIAIFAMIGLASNAVLSTVLTNDEVTRTFSTRLKALQQGFGAIERDLAQMVARTPRLLEGGRGSTVFQTGNDILDSESEALVFYRLGWLNPDGLLPRGSLQSVAYVVHEGRLERWYFPYPEPEFGAEPIKTVVIDKVLSVEYSFFMDDKWERKVEATKLPKAIAMEIEIEGLGKIQRKFLLPLGAAAPEKSKDDDNKDENPDDANKDKNDDGNGTGNGSGDPDSGDSGDGDPDAEGRE; from the coding sequence ATGTCCTTAAAACTGACTAGTGCGCAGCGGGGATTTACCCTGCTAGAAATGCTGATCGCCATCGCGATTTTCGCCATGATAGGTTTGGCCTCTAATGCCGTGCTCAGCACTGTGCTGACTAACGATGAAGTGACGCGCACTTTCTCTACTCGGCTTAAAGCCCTGCAGCAAGGCTTTGGTGCGATTGAGCGTGATCTCGCCCAAATGGTGGCGCGTACACCCAGATTACTCGAAGGGGGTCGAGGTTCGACTGTCTTCCAAACGGGCAATGATATCTTAGACTCGGAATCAGAAGCCTTAGTATTTTACCGTTTAGGTTGGTTAAATCCCGACGGTTTATTACCGCGGGGCAGCTTACAGTCTGTGGCGTATGTGGTGCACGAAGGGCGACTGGAGCGTTGGTATTTTCCTTATCCTGAGCCTGAATTTGGTGCCGAGCCGATTAAGACAGTGGTCATAGATAAAGTATTGTCGGTGGAATATTCCTTCTTTATGGATGACAAATGGGAGCGCAAAGTCGAGGCGACTAAGTTGCCTAAAGCGATCGCCATGGAGATTGAGATTGAAGGCTTAGGCAAGATCCAACGTAAGTTCTTGCTGCCGCTAGGTGCTGCAGCACCTGAAAAGTCTAAGGATGATGATAATAAAGACGAAAATCCAGACGATGCTAACAAAGATAAAAACGACGACGGCAATGGAACCGGCAATGGTTCCGGTGACCCAGATTCTGGCGATTCCGGAGACGGCGATCCAGACGCAGAGGGCCGCGAATGA